A genomic stretch from Colwellia sp. Arc7-635 includes:
- a CDS encoding heme lyase CcmF/NrfE family subunit, with amino-acid sequence MIPELGHFALIIGLAFALCLSIVPLIGVAQNNQQLINSAKPLSFGLFLFVGISICLLAYSFTVDDFSVKYIAGHSNSLLPYYFKISAVWGGHEGSMLFWVFALTGWTFAVSIFSKQLEKEFVARVLAIMGMIAVGFILFTLLTSNPFERLLPNFPMEGRDLNPLLQDIGLIIHPPMLYMGYVGFSVAFAFAIAALMAGKMDAAWARWSRPWTVAAWSFLSVGIALGSWWAYYELGWGGWWFWDPVENVSFMPWLAGTALIHALAVTEQRNTFKHWTLLLAIFTFSLNLLGAFLVRSGVITSVHSFAVDPGRGMYLLVLLAIAVGGSLTLYAIRAANVSSPSRFTFYSRENAILIAMSILVTATVTILLGTLYPLIIDAMGMGKISVGAPYFNAVFIPMMIALFLFMGIGPLIRWKKARKGELSKHLNKISVFSVLFGAAWPFLFAGEFSFSAFVGMSLGCWIVLAVVKDVLNNAKQADGSWKFSAVPLNHIGMAVAHAGIAITVVGVTMVSTYEKEVNVKMSPGESVNLSGYTIEFAGTKDVLGPNYSAIQGQINVSLDGEFVTLLKPEQRTYKVQSMGMTEAGIHTTLLRDIYVALGDPLGQNSWSMRLYYKPFIVWIWLGGFIMAIGGFLAILSKRYRKRVLIKEQKIAQANPTVLQEA; translated from the coding sequence ATGATCCCAGAGCTCGGTCATTTCGCACTCATTATCGGATTAGCTTTTGCTTTATGCTTAAGTATTGTGCCGCTGATTGGTGTCGCACAGAATAATCAGCAGCTAATAAATAGTGCAAAACCCCTAAGTTTCGGTTTATTTTTGTTTGTAGGTATTAGCATCTGTTTATTAGCCTACAGTTTTACGGTCGACGATTTTTCAGTTAAATATATTGCTGGCCATTCTAATAGTTTACTGCCTTATTATTTTAAAATTAGTGCTGTCTGGGGCGGACATGAAGGCTCTATGTTGTTTTGGGTTTTTGCTTTAACAGGCTGGACCTTTGCTGTTAGTATTTTCAGTAAGCAATTAGAGAAAGAATTTGTTGCACGTGTTCTTGCTATTATGGGCATGATTGCGGTTGGCTTTATTTTATTTACCTTACTTACCTCAAACCCATTCGAACGCTTATTACCAAACTTCCCTATGGAAGGGCGTGACTTAAATCCGTTATTACAAGATATTGGCTTAATCATTCATCCACCAATGCTTTATATGGGCTATGTTGGTTTCTCTGTTGCTTTTGCCTTTGCTATTGCCGCCTTGATGGCCGGTAAAATGGATGCTGCATGGGCTCGCTGGTCTCGTCCTTGGACTGTTGCCGCGTGGTCTTTCTTGTCAGTAGGTATCGCATTGGGTAGCTGGTGGGCTTATTACGAACTTGGTTGGGGCGGTTGGTGGTTTTGGGATCCTGTAGAAAACGTTTCATTTATGCCTTGGCTTGCAGGTACGGCTTTAATTCATGCCTTAGCTGTAACAGAACAGCGTAATACCTTTAAACATTGGACATTATTACTGGCTATTTTTACTTTCTCATTGAATTTATTAGGCGCTTTTTTAGTACGTTCTGGTGTTATTACGTCGGTGCATTCATTTGCGGTTGATCCTGGGCGTGGCATGTACTTGCTAGTATTATTGGCGATAGCAGTTGGTGGTTCATTGACGCTTTATGCTATTAGAGCCGCCAATGTCAGCAGTCCAAGCCGCTTTACATTTTATTCTCGGGAAAATGCTATTTTAATTGCCATGTCAATATTGGTTACGGCAACGGTGACTATTTTATTAGGTACGCTTTATCCTTTAATTATTGATGCTATGGGCATGGGAAAAATTTCGGTAGGTGCTCCTTATTTCAATGCTGTGTTTATCCCTATGATGATCGCTTTATTCCTATTTATGGGGATTGGTCCTCTTATTCGCTGGAAAAAAGCACGTAAGGGCGAGCTGTCGAAACATTTAAACAAAATTTCTGTCTTTAGTGTGTTATTTGGTGCCGCTTGGCCATTTTTATTCGCCGGAGAATTTAGCTTTAGCGCTTTTGTTGGTATGAGTTTGGGTTGTTGGATCGTTTTAGCCGTGGTCAAAGATGTGCTTAATAACGCTAAGCAAGCCGATGGTAGCTGGAAATTTTCAGCCGTACCATTAAATCATATTGGTATGGCTGTGGCTCACGCCGGTATCGCGATTACGGTTGTTGGTGTCACTATGGTATCGACCTATGAAAAAGAAGTTAACGTAAAAATGTCACCAGGTGAGAGTGTAAACTTGTCCGGCTATACGATTGAATTCGCTGGTACTAAGGATGTTTTAGGTCCTAATTACAGTGCTATTCAAGGACAAATTAATGTCTCACTTGATGGTGAGTTTGTGACGCTATTAAAGCCTGAACAACGTACGTATAAAGTACAAAGTATGGGCATGACTGAAGCAGGTATTCATACCACGTTATTACGTGATATCTATGTTGCTTTAGGAGATCCTTTAGGGCAAAACTCTTGGTCAATGCGTTTATATTACAAACCCTTTATTGTCTGGATTTGGCTGGGTGGGTTCATTATGGCAATAGGCGGCTTCTTAGCGATATTAAGTAAGCGTTACCGTAAACGAGTGCTGATAAAAGAGCAAAAAATAGCGCAAGCTAATCCGACAGTTTTACAAGAGGCGTAA
- a CDS encoding DsbE family thiol:disulfide interchange protein — protein MKSIIRFIPLILFVLLGVLLYRGLFLNPQSMPSAMIGKPLPDFELPRLQATGNEQVGRDDLKGDIVLLNVWATWCIQCKYEHPYLLNVARDARVKLYGLNFTDDRNAALSWLKQYQDPYVFSIFDEQGALGLDIGVFGAPETFVIDHTGIIRKRFAGPINDMVWKKEFLPLIETIEAEMAQGAS, from the coding sequence ATGAAAAGTATTATCCGTTTTATACCATTAATTTTATTTGTGTTATTAGGTGTACTTTTATACCGAGGTTTATTTCTTAATCCGCAATCTATGCCATCAGCGATGATAGGTAAACCGTTGCCCGATTTTGAGTTACCTCGCTTACAAGCAACAGGTAATGAGCAAGTAGGGCGAGATGACTTAAAAGGCGATATTGTTTTACTTAATGTTTGGGCCACTTGGTGTATACAGTGTAAATATGAGCATCCTTATTTACTTAATGTGGCTCGTGATGCGCGAGTTAAATTATATGGACTCAACTTTACCGATGATCGCAACGCCGCCTTAAGCTGGTTAAAGCAGTACCAAGACCCTTACGTATTCTCTATTTTTGATGAGCAAGGTGCTTTAGGTTTAGATATTGGCGTGTTTGGCGCACCTGAAACTTTTGTTATTGATCACACTGGCATTATTCGTAAACGTTTCGCTGGCCCAATAAACGATATGGTTTGGAAAAAAGAATTTTTACCGTTAATTGAGACTATAGAAGCTGAAATGGCACAAGGAGCATCTTAA
- a CDS encoding cytochrome c-type biogenesis protein, with protein sequence MNHVPMTFNIMLMQRTMRFFIKIVLLSVVWISSVNASPVDTFEFQDDATKLRFQILSKELRCPKCQNQNLADSNSKIAVDLRKNLYNLLQEGKSDQEILDFMVYRYGDFVLYRPQLKQQTYILWFGPLIILFGFVASLIFVLRKRNRAKASELNLSSNEQANLNDILNKE encoded by the coding sequence ATGAATCATGTGCCAATGACGTTTAATATCATGCTAATGCAACGAACTATGCGTTTTTTCATTAAGATAGTATTGCTCAGTGTGGTATGGATAAGTAGCGTAAACGCGAGTCCTGTTGATACTTTTGAATTTCAAGATGACGCAACAAAATTACGTTTTCAAATACTGTCAAAAGAGCTTCGTTGCCCTAAATGTCAGAATCAAAACTTGGCCGACTCCAATTCGAAAATTGCTGTAGATTTAAGAAAAAATCTTTATAACTTATTGCAAGAAGGCAAGAGTGACCAAGAAATTCTTGATTTTATGGTTTATCGCTATGGTGACTTTGTTTTATACCGACCGCAATTGAAGCAGCAAACCTATATTTTATGGTTTGGCCCTTTAATTATTTTATTCGGTTTTGTCGCGAGCTTAATATTTGTGCTACGAAAGCGGAATAGAGCTAAAGCGAGTGAACTTAATTTATCATCGAATGAGCAAGCTAATTTGAACGATATACTCAACAAAGAATAA
- a CDS encoding SurA N-terminal domain-containing protein, producing the protein MLENIRESSQGLTAKIILGFIILTFAVAGIGSYSNSVDTSVADVNGEKISQDEFNKAYQAQRNRMAQQFGEMFETLSADPSYMSNFRNGVVDSLINQKLVDQNSETLAIRVADQRIKSTIRNMPEFQIDGVFDNNRYLAMINQAGFYQSSDFRDYLRTEMTRRQLTQALVASEFSLPYQEDIFTALQNQQRDIRFATIDAEQFKATVELSEEEIKDYYLANQSRFENQEQIKVNYITLDVSDIAKTIVLTDADVETYYQNNIGQYREDEQRRVAHILVEFGDDEAKAEASAEALLTRVKAGEDFATLAKENSADVFSGENGGDLDWIDAGVMDTAFDDAAFALSDIGSVSDVVKTDFGFHIIKLTDFKAEKVQSLAEVRDELVAKAKSEKAQDKFFELQQEAARLSFEFPDSLDDAAEAINGTIKTSDWITRGTNIAPFNVGAVIDAAFSDIVVNEQLNSDIVEVSDNLAIVMRLNEYQEASVKDLAEVTEQIRTILVAQKASEKAQTVADELLIAFKSGTDITEQLAEIGAAMEVKTSVARVGSGLDASLAREAFKLPHPSEDNVSATTVNLSNGNLALLEVQAVTVGEAKNSPNLAQQLTQQAAQAAYLSYVESLKADAEIVRQVIEAPTSQY; encoded by the coding sequence ATGTTAGAAAATATTCGAGAAAGTTCTCAAGGATTAACGGCTAAGATTATTCTTGGTTTTATTATTTTAACCTTCGCTGTTGCCGGCATTGGTAGCTATAGCAATTCAGTTGACACTTCAGTTGCTGATGTTAATGGTGAAAAAATATCACAAGATGAGTTTAATAAAGCTTATCAAGCACAACGTAATCGTATGGCGCAGCAATTTGGTGAGATGTTTGAAACATTATCTGCTGATCCAAGTTACATGAGTAACTTTCGCAATGGTGTGGTTGATAGTTTAATCAATCAAAAACTTGTTGATCAAAACTCAGAAACACTGGCTATTCGCGTTGCCGATCAGCGTATTAAAAGCACTATTCGAAATATGCCTGAATTTCAAATTGATGGTGTTTTTGATAACAACCGTTACTTAGCGATGATTAATCAAGCCGGTTTTTACCAATCGTCAGATTTTCGTGACTACTTACGTACTGAAATGACGCGTCGCCAATTAACGCAAGCATTAGTAGCAAGCGAGTTTAGCTTACCGTATCAAGAAGATATTTTTACTGCCTTACAAAATCAACAACGTGATATTCGTTTTGCAACTATTGATGCTGAGCAGTTTAAAGCGACCGTTGAGTTGAGTGAGGAAGAGATTAAAGATTACTATCTTGCGAATCAATCTCGTTTTGAAAATCAAGAACAGATTAAAGTTAATTACATCACACTTGATGTTAGCGATATCGCGAAAACTATCGTATTAACTGATGCTGACGTTGAAACATATTACCAGAACAATATTGGTCAATATCGTGAAGACGAACAACGTCGTGTAGCACATATCTTAGTAGAATTTGGTGATGACGAAGCGAAAGCAGAAGCAAGCGCTGAAGCATTACTGACTCGAGTAAAAGCGGGTGAAGATTTTGCCACATTAGCAAAAGAAAATTCAGCTGATGTTTTCAGTGGCGAAAATGGCGGTGATCTTGATTGGATAGATGCTGGTGTTATGGACACTGCATTTGATGATGCAGCATTCGCTTTATCAGATATTGGAAGTGTTAGTGATGTTGTAAAAACAGACTTTGGTTTTCACATAATTAAACTAACTGACTTTAAAGCTGAAAAAGTACAAAGCTTAGCTGAAGTGCGTGATGAACTTGTAGCTAAAGCTAAAAGTGAAAAAGCGCAAGACAAGTTTTTTGAACTTCAACAAGAGGCTGCTCGCTTAAGTTTTGAGTTTCCTGATAGTTTAGATGACGCTGCTGAAGCAATTAACGGCACAATTAAAACCTCTGACTGGATAACTCGTGGCACAAACATAGCACCGTTTAATGTTGGCGCTGTTATTGATGCTGCTTTTTCTGATATTGTTGTTAATGAGCAATTAAACTCTGATATTGTTGAAGTTAGTGATAACTTAGCGATTGTGATGCGTTTGAACGAATATCAAGAAGCAAGTGTTAAAGATTTGGCTGAAGTTACTGAGCAAATTAGAACCATACTTGTTGCTCAAAAAGCGTCTGAAAAAGCGCAGACTGTTGCCGATGAACTTTTGATTGCATTTAAGTCGGGTACTGATATTACTGAGCAGTTAGCAGAAATTGGTGCAGCGATGGAAGTTAAAACGTCAGTAGCACGTGTTGGTAGTGGTTTAGATGCAAGTTTAGCTCGTGAGGCTTTTAAATTACCTCATCCTAGTGAAGACAACGTATCAGCAACGACAGTTAACTTGAGCAATGGCAACCTAGCATTGCTTGAAGTACAAGCAGTTACTGTTGGTGAAGCGAAAAACTCGCCAAACTTAGCACAGCAATTAACTCAGCAAGCCGCTCAAGCCGCTTATTTAAGCTACGTTGAATCATTAAAAGCAGATGCTGAAATTGTACGTCAAGTGATTGAAGCGCCGACTTCACAATACTAA